One genomic segment of Streptomyces sp. RKND-216 includes these proteins:
- a CDS encoding cation diffusion facilitator family transporter yields MTACDDVEPSVQEACGPVAPDPAGEPGPKGPQEEGETKGTVFVALAANLVIAAAKVVGGLVSGSSALLSEAAHSVADSLNEVFLLASLRRSRKRPDASHPFGYGKERYFWSLLAAVGIFVMGGCFSVYQGVHALRSDASEPSGGYLIAILVLVAAGLMEGTSLARALWQVRREARTTGRPFRRQLRETEDPALRTVIGEDGAAVTGVLIALAGITAHLLTGDTLWEGIASLGIAALLVYVAYRLGREARDQLVGQAMDSPLRREVHAFLCGQPEIDAVTDLLTMRLGPGSGLLAARVDLVGGSDSEEVEESAVRIKRDIVHRWPELDHVFLDITDAGPGDRRRARLLRDDLNDPAS; encoded by the coding sequence ATGACCGCCTGCGACGACGTCGAGCCCTCCGTCCAAGAGGCCTGCGGGCCCGTCGCCCCCGACCCGGCTGGCGAGCCGGGTCCGAAGGGCCCGCAGGAGGAGGGGGAGACGAAGGGCACCGTCTTCGTAGCTCTCGCCGCCAACCTCGTCATCGCCGCGGCCAAGGTGGTCGGCGGCCTCGTCAGCGGCTCCTCCGCGCTGCTGTCCGAGGCCGCCCACTCCGTCGCCGACAGCCTCAACGAGGTCTTCCTCCTCGCCTCGCTGCGCCGCAGCCGCAAACGCCCGGACGCCTCACACCCCTTCGGCTACGGCAAGGAGCGCTACTTCTGGTCGCTGCTCGCCGCCGTGGGCATCTTCGTGATGGGCGGCTGCTTCTCCGTGTACCAGGGAGTCCACGCCCTGCGCTCCGACGCCTCCGAGCCCTCCGGCGGGTACCTGATCGCCATCCTGGTGCTGGTCGCCGCCGGACTCATGGAGGGCACCTCGCTGGCCCGCGCGCTGTGGCAGGTCCGCAGGGAGGCGAGGACGACCGGTCGCCCGTTCCGCAGGCAGCTCCGCGAGACGGAGGACCCGGCCCTGCGCACTGTCATCGGCGAGGACGGCGCCGCCGTCACCGGCGTCCTGATCGCCCTCGCCGGCATCACCGCTCACCTGCTCACCGGCGACACCCTCTGGGAGGGCATCGCCTCACTCGGCATCGCGGCGCTCCTCGTCTACGTCGCCTACCGGCTGGGCCGCGAGGCCCGGGACCAGCTGGTCGGCCAGGCCATGGACTCGCCCCTGCGCCGCGAGGTCCACGCCTTCCTCTGTGGTCAGCCGGAGATCGACGCCGTCACCGACCTGCTGACCATGCGTCTCGGCCCCGGCTCGGGCCTGCTGGCCGCCCGCGTCGACCTCGTCGGCGGCTCCGACAGCGAGGAGGTCGAGGAGTCGGCGGTCCGCATCAAGCGCGACATCGTCCATCGCTGGCCCGAACTCGACCACGTCTTCCTCGACATCACCGACGCCGGTCCCGGCGACCGCCGCCGCGCCCGCCTCCTCCGCGACGACCTCAACGACCCCGCGTCGTGA
- a CDS encoding glycosyltransferase family 4 protein, giving the protein MSASTGAPGAFAGRRVLLVSTNYAPEQAGIGPYATQTAEHWAAEGAEVHVLAGMPHYPAWRTDPAYRSAWACTERRNGVRVHRRRHTVPPRQTAVRRALYEASILAHGALLPPRMPRPDAVVAQLPSLAGGVLAAGFARRYGVPFVPVVQDLMGAAAAQSGIRGGDRAAAVAAAVERRVLGGATLVGVIHESFVERVAVAGVPRDRVRLVPNWSHVAAPRASRQKTRRALGWPEGRTVVLHSGNMGLKQGLEVLVEAAREAPEMLFVLMGDGNQQARLRACAAGLPNVEFRPPAEQDAFPDVLAAADVLAVTQRASVLDMSVPSKLTSYFAAGRPVVASVAAGGGTAEEVRRSGAGELVPPEDPAALLRAVRDFASDAEAAAAVGARGPAYVSARLSRAAGLRRMTELLDEALTAGAGRAAAREKEALL; this is encoded by the coding sequence ATGTCCGCGTCGACGGGTGCGCCCGGAGCGTTCGCAGGCCGAAGAGTGCTGCTGGTGTCCACCAACTACGCGCCGGAACAGGCGGGCATCGGCCCCTACGCCACGCAGACCGCCGAGCACTGGGCCGCCGAGGGTGCGGAGGTGCACGTGCTGGCCGGGATGCCGCACTACCCCGCCTGGCGCACCGACCCGGCCTACCGGAGTGCCTGGGCCTGCACGGAGAGGCGGAACGGCGTCCGCGTGCACCGGCGCCGGCACACCGTGCCGCCCCGGCAGACCGCCGTGCGGCGCGCGCTGTACGAGGCGTCGATCCTCGCGCACGGGGCGCTGCTTCCGCCGCGCATGCCCCGCCCGGACGCCGTCGTCGCGCAACTGCCCAGCCTGGCCGGCGGCGTGCTGGCCGCAGGCTTCGCCCGCCGGTACGGCGTGCCCTTCGTGCCCGTGGTGCAGGACCTGATGGGGGCCGCCGCCGCGCAGAGCGGCATCCGCGGCGGCGACCGGGCCGCGGCCGTCGCGGCGGCCGTCGAACGGCGCGTGCTCGGCGGCGCGACGCTGGTCGGCGTCATCCACGAGTCCTTCGTCGAACGGGTGGCCGTCGCGGGCGTGCCCCGCGACCGCGTGCGGCTGGTGCCCAACTGGTCGCACGTCGCCGCGCCCAGGGCGTCCCGGCAGAAGACCCGGAGGGCCCTCGGCTGGCCGGAGGGTCGCACCGTCGTGCTGCACTCCGGCAACATGGGCCTCAAGCAGGGCCTGGAGGTGCTGGTGGAGGCGGCCCGCGAGGCACCCGAGATGCTGTTCGTCCTCATGGGCGACGGAAACCAGCAGGCACGCCTGCGCGCGTGCGCGGCCGGGCTGCCGAACGTGGAGTTCCGCCCGCCCGCCGAGCAGGACGCCTTCCCCGACGTGCTGGCCGCCGCCGACGTCCTCGCCGTCACCCAGCGGGCGTCCGTGCTCGACATGAGCGTCCCCTCCAAGCTGACCTCCTACTTCGCCGCCGGCCGGCCCGTCGTCGCCTCCGTCGCGGCTGGCGGCGGCACGGCCGAGGAGGTGCGCCGCTCCGGAGCGGGCGAGCTGGTGCCTCCGGAGGACCCGGCTGCGCTGCTCCGTGCTGTCCGCGACTTCGCGTCCGACGCAGAGGCGGCGGCCGCCGTCGGCGCACGCGGCCCGGCGTACGTGTCCGCGCGGCTGAGCCGGGCGGCGGGCCTGCGCCGCATGACCGAACTGCTCGACGAGGCGCTGACAGCCGGCGCGGGCCGGGCGGCGGCCCGGGAGAAGGAGGCACTGCTGTGA
- a CDS encoding SpoIIE family protein phosphatase translates to MPDAGGRTRPGPESSRVDPEPRDALASAGATLAVVYLLDPADGMLRAAGSVGGAPEEHGLPAACPAAESSPVADAFRAGHPLWPMSAYPEPARLSLAVLPLGGASGPFGCLAVVENGGEGFCAERRALLEMYADHVAAWLEAAGAGRGDIAESARAAAALEDLRVGTFTLHLGTGRIDADPCALELVDLDPEEFDARLETLLAYTVPDDLPALMTVVKPDPTSYGRGRDLEFRVRRPSGELRWLRLRARVLPDEEGGPGGDGGRERLLGVVADSSFLRPGGDDVSRLQQLSAALATAVTVGDVSHAVVDSLREPLGAARVALAELAGDRLAVVGLDPPGPGGWPEGWHAGSPGTPARVLPTLDAALSEGRASLWEPGTVQEPALAGVGPGGLAVLPLPADGQVVGACFVGWDAPHAFGAEERSLLTATAGLVGQALKRAHALDAEHELATTLQRSLLPRRLPDLPGALAVARYLPSMMGLEVGGDWYDVIPLAEGRVALVIGDVQGHSAAAATLMGQLRTAIRAYAAEGHPADIVVSHTNRLLVSMETDLFATCTYVELDLEEGHAWVVRAGHIPPVLRLPEGGTEEVASEGGPPLGVLPDAEYPLTTLGLAPGTVLALLTDGLVESKRLDLDEGMGRVRDLLAAADPAAAERMADDVVGGVTRREDDAALLLLRFDGMASRPIRAGWSVWRLPDAVLHARRFTARTLRSWGLADEADVALLVVSELVTNALLHTQGAARLDLMLSGDRLRVAVTDSSPRAPAKPVIVDWEATGGRGILLVEAVSTAWGSVPVGGGKQVWAEVPVPPREPGEGDRLAGPPAEAW, encoded by the coding sequence ATGCCCGACGCAGGCGGCCGCACCCGGCCCGGCCCGGAGAGTTCACGCGTGGACCCGGAGCCGCGCGACGCGCTGGCGTCCGCCGGGGCGACGCTCGCGGTCGTGTACCTGCTGGACCCGGCCGACGGGATGCTGCGTGCCGCCGGAAGTGTTGGAGGCGCGCCGGAGGAGCACGGACTGCCGGCCGCCTGTCCGGCGGCGGAGTCCTCCCCCGTCGCGGACGCCTTCCGGGCCGGGCACCCCCTGTGGCCGATGTCCGCCTACCCGGAACCGGCGCGCCTCTCACTGGCCGTGCTACCGCTCGGCGGCGCCTCCGGGCCCTTCGGCTGCCTGGCCGTCGTCGAGAACGGCGGGGAGGGTTTCTGCGCCGAGCGGCGGGCGCTGCTGGAGATGTACGCCGACCACGTCGCGGCGTGGCTGGAGGCGGCCGGGGCGGGCCGCGGCGACATCGCCGAGAGTGCGCGCGCGGCGGCGGCGCTGGAGGATCTGCGGGTCGGCACGTTCACGCTGCACCTGGGCACCGGCCGGATCGACGCCGACCCGTGCGCCCTGGAACTGGTGGATCTCGATCCGGAGGAGTTCGACGCCAGGCTCGAGACGCTGCTGGCGTACACCGTGCCGGACGACCTGCCCGCGCTCATGACGGTGGTGAAGCCGGACCCGACATCGTACGGGCGCGGCCGGGACTTGGAGTTCCGGGTGCGGCGACCGTCCGGGGAGCTGCGCTGGCTGCGGCTGCGGGCGCGGGTGCTGCCCGACGAGGAGGGGGGCCCGGGCGGGGACGGCGGGCGGGAGCGGCTGCTGGGTGTGGTCGCGGACTCCTCGTTCCTGCGTCCCGGGGGCGACGACGTGTCCCGGCTGCAGCAGCTGTCCGCCGCGCTGGCCACCGCGGTGACGGTCGGGGACGTGAGCCACGCGGTGGTGGACTCGCTGCGGGAGCCGCTGGGTGCCGCGCGGGTGGCGCTGGCGGAGCTGGCCGGTGACCGCCTCGCGGTCGTCGGGCTGGACCCGCCGGGACCGGGGGGATGGCCGGAGGGCTGGCACGCGGGGTCGCCGGGGACACCGGCCCGGGTGCTGCCGACGTTGGACGCCGCGCTCAGCGAGGGGCGGGCCAGCCTGTGGGAGCCGGGCACCGTGCAGGAGCCTGCGCTCGCCGGCGTGGGCCCGGGGGGCCTGGCCGTGCTGCCGTTGCCGGCCGACGGTCAGGTGGTGGGGGCGTGCTTCGTGGGGTGGGACGCGCCACACGCCTTCGGCGCGGAGGAACGTTCGCTGCTGACTGCGACGGCCGGTCTGGTGGGGCAGGCGCTGAAACGGGCGCATGCGCTGGACGCGGAGCACGAGCTGGCCACGACGCTGCAGCGCAGCCTGCTGCCGCGCCGGCTGCCGGACCTGCCGGGCGCGCTGGCGGTGGCCCGTTATCTGCCCTCGATGATGGGGCTGGAGGTCGGGGGCGACTGGTACGACGTCATCCCGCTGGCCGAGGGCCGCGTGGCGCTGGTCATCGGGGACGTGCAGGGCCACAGCGCAGCGGCGGCCACCCTCATGGGGCAGCTGCGCACGGCCATCCGGGCGTACGCGGCCGAGGGGCACCCGGCGGACATCGTCGTCTCGCACACCAACCGGCTGCTCGTCTCCATGGAGACCGACCTCTTCGCCACCTGCACCTACGTCGAACTCGACCTGGAGGAGGGGCACGCCTGGGTGGTGCGGGCCGGACACATCCCGCCGGTGCTGCGGCTCCCGGAGGGCGGCACGGAAGAAGTGGCGTCGGAGGGCGGTCCACCGCTGGGCGTGCTGCCGGACGCCGAGTACCCCCTGACCACCCTCGGCCTCGCTCCCGGCACGGTCCTGGCCCTCCTGACGGACGGCCTGGTCGAGTCCAAGCGCCTCGACCTGGACGAGGGGATGGGCCGGGTGCGCGACCTGCTGGCCGCCGCCGACCCGGCCGCGGCGGAGCGGATGGCGGACGACGTGGTGGGCGGCGTCACCCGGCGGGAGGACGACGCGGCGCTGCTGCTGCTGCGGTTCGACGGCATGGCGTCCCGCCCGATCCGGGCGGGCTGGTCGGTGTGGCGGCTGCCCGACGCCGTGCTGCACGCGCGCCGCTTCACCGCACGCACGCTGCGTTCCTGGGGTCTGGCCGACGAGGCGGACGTGGCGCTGCTGGTGGTTTCGGAACTGGTCACCAACGCGCTGCTGCACACCCAGGGCGCCGCGCGTCTGGACCTGATGCTGTCCGGGGACCGGCTGCGGGTGGCGGTGACCGACTCCTCGCCGCGGGCGCCCGCCAAGCCGGTCATCGTGGACTGGGAGGCGACGGGTGGACGTGGCATCCTGCTGGTCGAGGCGGTGTCCACGGCCTGGGGCTCGGTGCCGGTGGGCGGCGGCAAGCAGGTGTGGGCCGAGGTCCCGGTGCCGCCCCGCGAACCGGGGGAAGGCGACCGCCTCGCCGGCCCCCCGGCGGAAGCGTGGTGA
- a CDS encoding CDP-alcohol phosphatidyltransferase family protein: protein MAQVGERAGYGSYGEALGALREAQKSAKGVSLYSRCVNRPTGRVLAAGAYRAGLTPNQVTGISAAFSFAGIGALAAFPPSWTLAFAVYAALVVGFAFDSADGQLARLRRESSVAGEWLDHVVDCGKITALHAAVLVAFFRFFDLPDPAWLLLPLGFQFAAVVIFFGGLLTDKLKPGPAPGAPRPAPSALRAVVLLPVDYGVFCAVFLLLGSETAFRTGYAVLAAAHAAFLVAFCVKWFRELSAPRPPA, encoded by the coding sequence ATGGCACAGGTGGGGGAGCGGGCCGGGTACGGGTCGTACGGGGAGGCGCTCGGGGCGTTGCGGGAGGCGCAGAAGAGCGCCAAGGGGGTGTCGCTCTACTCGCGGTGCGTGAACCGGCCGACGGGCAGGGTGCTGGCGGCCGGGGCGTACCGGGCGGGGCTGACCCCGAACCAGGTGACCGGCATCAGCGCCGCGTTCAGCTTCGCGGGGATCGGCGCGCTGGCGGCGTTCCCGCCGTCGTGGACGCTGGCGTTCGCGGTGTATGCGGCGCTCGTGGTCGGCTTCGCGTTCGACTCGGCGGACGGGCAGCTCGCCCGGCTGCGCAGGGAGAGCAGTGTGGCGGGGGAGTGGCTGGATCACGTCGTGGACTGCGGGAAGATCACCGCGCTGCACGCGGCGGTGCTGGTGGCCTTCTTCCGCTTCTTCGACCTGCCCGACCCGGCATGGCTGTTGCTGCCGCTCGGGTTCCAGTTCGCGGCCGTGGTGATCTTTTTCGGCGGTCTGCTGACGGACAAGCTGAAGCCGGGGCCCGCCCCCGGGGCGCCGCGTCCGGCGCCGTCGGCGCTGCGGGCGGTGGTGCTGCTGCCGGTGGATTACGGCGTGTTCTGCGCCGTTTTCCTGCTGCTGGGCAGCGAGACGGCGTTCCGCACCGGGTACGCCGTCCTCGCCGCCGCACACGCTGCGTTCCTCGTCGCGTTCTGCGTCAAGTGGTTCCGGGAGCTGTCCGCCCCGCGACCGCCGGCGTGA
- a CDS encoding adenylyltransferase/cytidyltransferase family protein, whose protein sequence is MTHTVGYAPGAYDLFHVGHLNLLRHARSRCDYLVAGVVSDEMAERAKGRPPVVPLVERLEIVRSIRFVDAAFVETVPDKLKTWQQIRFDVLFKGDDWRGTAKGDRLEADFRTVGVDVVYFPYTMHTSSTQLRRALEALAPPAVTPAVAGRTAPGTT, encoded by the coding sequence ATGACGCACACCGTCGGCTACGCGCCGGGCGCGTACGACCTGTTTCACGTCGGCCACCTGAATCTGCTGCGGCACGCCCGCAGCAGATGCGACTACCTCGTCGCCGGGGTGGTGTCCGACGAGATGGCCGAACGGGCCAAGGGCCGCCCCCCGGTGGTCCCGCTGGTCGAGCGCCTGGAAATCGTCCGCAGCATCCGGTTCGTGGATGCGGCGTTCGTCGAGACGGTGCCGGACAAGCTGAAGACGTGGCAGCAGATCCGCTTCGACGTGCTCTTCAAGGGCGATGACTGGCGGGGCACGGCGAAGGGCGACCGGCTGGAGGCGGACTTCCGCACCGTGGGCGTGGACGTCGTCTACTTCCCGTACACCATGCACACCTCCAGCACGCAGCTGCGCCGCGCCCTGGAGGCGCTGGCGCCCCCGGCCGTCACGCCGGCGGTCGCGGGGCGGACAGCTCCCGGAACCACTTGA
- a CDS encoding ATP-binding cassette domain-containing protein: MIAAEGATVTLSDVTLLAPTTFTVLPGEFWCVTGSNGSGKTTLLQTFLGTRSLTSGSCSVWGSPANVKMPPHRRAVASLVEPVPVARDMTLREQVILVAASWYGNSPATAERADEVVERLGLSSLGDRFPHQVSSGQAQLFSLALTLVRPADVVLLDEPERHLDDVRIDMLISLITERRSTGTAFLAATHEPALVDACDAHVELG; encoded by the coding sequence GTGATCGCGGCCGAGGGCGCCACTGTCACACTGAGTGATGTCACCCTGCTCGCTCCCACGACGTTCACCGTGCTGCCGGGCGAGTTCTGGTGTGTCACCGGAAGCAACGGTTCCGGAAAGACCACTCTCCTCCAGACCTTCCTGGGCACGCGTAGTCTGACGTCCGGTTCCTGTTCGGTGTGGGGCAGTCCTGCCAACGTGAAGATGCCCCCGCACCGCCGCGCTGTGGCATCGCTCGTCGAACCCGTCCCGGTAGCCCGTGACATGACTCTGCGTGAACAGGTGATCCTGGTTGCCGCGTCGTGGTACGGCAATTCCCCGGCGACCGCGGAACGCGCCGACGAGGTCGTCGAGCGATTGGGGCTGTCCTCGTTGGGTGACCGCTTCCCCCACCAGGTTTCATCCGGGCAAGCACAACTGTTCAGCCTCGCACTGACGTTGGTTCGGCCTGCCGATGTCGTTCTTCTGGACGAACCCGAGCGGCATCTCGACGACGTGCGCATCGACATGCTGATCTCACTGATCACGGAGCGCAGGAGCACGGGCACCGCGTTTCTCGCCGCCACCCACGAGCCCGCACTGGTGGATGCCTGTGATGCTCACGTGGAGCTCGGATGA
- a CDS encoding lipopolysaccharide biosynthesis protein, protein MREGAPGDASGRVVQAHDEPDLLREQFRQLLRYRTLITVGVALGVLAGLALALSRGDSYTASNEVALRPSTQAMQELGTDGEVSMGSERRTALSRVVSRQAAQDLGLPTGWAENLARDLQVTNPPNTVVLRFTYTAESPVEAAERANAFARAYLDFRQQETDDRIAHMIGSYKEQRKPLVEERDRLADELDTVGGGEGYDSVVSSHTSFVGQIADINSRISQLEALDTTRGRVVSEATAPEAPSGPGLVLLLVLGAFVGVGLGLLAAWVRLVFDPTVRSPGDVVRALRAPVLGVLPKQRRGQPEPLLAEGRLAEEYRSVAFRLAYDETFAQRRRLLVVAPRGGIDSVLAASVNLAAAFAEMGRDALLIEANLRTPVLRDQLHHADGMRPGWAESADDEVGDWPAGRRVPIDAGESGVFDLVPGRRVRNVPRALTSSSATRLISRAEARNSVLVVLAPAVLSYADAIALTDRVDAVLVVCDPREVRRDDLDRVRELVVGAGGVLLGAVLHSEGGGARETKGRAPRRQPAPGTSSRIDRTASDASSVTREWDRAGAREAERQSREPVDAREVGVDTVGLRIVDRADIEDGAPHR, encoded by the coding sequence GTGAGAGAGGGTGCACCGGGCGACGCATCGGGCCGGGTCGTGCAGGCCCACGACGAACCCGACCTCCTGCGGGAGCAGTTCCGTCAGCTGCTGCGCTACCGCACGCTGATCACCGTGGGCGTGGCGCTCGGTGTGCTCGCCGGGCTCGCACTGGCCCTCTCCCGCGGCGACTCCTACACGGCCTCCAACGAGGTCGCCCTGCGCCCCAGCACCCAGGCGATGCAGGAGCTCGGCACCGACGGTGAGGTGAGCATGGGCTCCGAGCGCCGCACGGCGCTCAGCCGGGTCGTCTCGCGGCAGGCCGCCCAGGACCTCGGGCTGCCCACCGGCTGGGCGGAGAACCTGGCGCGGGACCTCCAGGTCACCAACCCGCCCAACACCGTGGTGCTCCGCTTCACGTACACGGCCGAGTCGCCCGTCGAGGCCGCGGAGCGTGCCAACGCCTTCGCCCGCGCCTACCTCGATTTCCGGCAGCAGGAGACCGACGACCGCATCGCGCACATGATCGGCTCGTACAAGGAGCAGCGGAAGCCGCTCGTGGAGGAACGGGACCGGCTGGCCGACGAACTGGACACCGTGGGCGGCGGCGAGGGCTACGACTCGGTCGTCTCCTCCCACACCTCCTTCGTCGGCCAGATCGCGGACATCAACAGCCGGATCAGCCAGTTGGAGGCGCTGGACACCACACGCGGCCGGGTCGTGTCCGAGGCGACCGCGCCCGAGGCGCCCTCCGGGCCCGGCCTGGTGCTGCTCCTCGTGCTCGGCGCCTTCGTCGGAGTGGGGCTCGGCCTGCTGGCCGCCTGGGTCCGGCTGGTCTTCGACCCGACCGTACGGTCCCCCGGGGACGTCGTCCGCGCCCTGCGCGCCCCCGTCCTGGGCGTCCTGCCCAAGCAGCGGCGCGGCCAGCCGGAGCCGCTCCTCGCCGAGGGCCGCCTCGCCGAGGAGTACCGCTCGGTGGCCTTCCGCCTCGCCTACGACGAGACGTTCGCGCAGCGACGGCGGCTGCTGGTCGTGGCGCCGCGCGGCGGCATCGACAGCGTCCTGGCGGCGTCCGTCAACCTCGCCGCGGCGTTCGCCGAGATGGGCAGAGACGCCCTGCTCATCGAGGCGAACCTGCGGACGCCGGTACTGCGCGACCAGCTGCACCACGCCGACGGGATGCGGCCCGGTTGGGCCGAGTCGGCGGACGACGAGGTCGGCGACTGGCCCGCCGGCCGCCGGGTGCCGATCGACGCCGGGGAGTCCGGCGTGTTCGACCTGGTGCCGGGCCGCCGGGTGCGGAACGTGCCCCGCGCCCTCACCTCCTCGTCCGCGACCCGTCTGATCAGCCGGGCCGAGGCCCGCAACTCGGTCCTCGTCGTCCTCGCCCCGGCCGTGCTGTCCTACGCCGACGCCATCGCGCTCACCGACCGGGTCGACGCCGTCCTCGTGGTCTGCGATCCACGCGAGGTGCGGCGCGACGACCTGGACCGGGTGCGCGAACTCGTCGTCGGGGCCGGCGGCGTGCTGCTCGGCGCCGTGCTGCACTCCGAGGGCGGCGGGGCGCGGGAGACGAAGGGCCGCGCCCCGCGCAGGCAGCCGGCCCCGGGGACGAGCTCCCGCATCGACCGCACGGCGTCCGACGCTTCCTCGGTGACCAGGGAGTGGGACCGTGCGGGCGCCCGCGAAGCGGAGCGGCAGAGCCGTGAACCGGTGGACGCTCGGGAGGTCGGCGTGGACACGGTGGGGCTCCGGATCGTCGACCGCGCCGACATCGAAGACGGCGCGCCGCACAGGTGA